One genomic window of Pirellulales bacterium includes the following:
- a CDS encoding carbon storage regulator: MLVLSRKTRQQILIGDNITVTILLVKGQVVRVGIEAPRDVRVLRAELPVFEDEPTAVAPAPRPVKAKRSSTAKVQPSTAATTSARAEEGASRTSPGLLELRRRGSLSSLTRPSGRPGGMALRPLFERH; encoded by the coding sequence ATGCTCGTGCTTTCGCGAAAAACGCGTCAGCAGATTCTGATCGGAGACAACATCACCGTGACCATCCTGCTGGTTAAGGGGCAGGTGGTACGCGTCGGCATCGAGGCCCCCCGCGATGTGCGCGTCCTGCGGGCGGAGTTGCCAGTTTTTGAAGACGAGCCGACGGCCGTCGCGCCCGCCCCCCGGCCCGTGAAGGCCAAACGCTCGTCGACGGCGAAAGTCCAACCGTCGACCGCGGCGACGACCAGCGCCCGTGCGGAAGAAGGCGCCTCGCGAACGTCCCCCGGCTTGTTGGAATTGCGCAGGCGCGGCAGCCTGAGCTCGCTGACACGTCCGTCGGGTCGACCTGGGGGCATGGCGCTCCGTCCCTTGTTTGAACGTCATTAG